The genomic window GCAAAAGTACTATTCTAGAGGTTATTGGACTAATTCTTAAACCTAATAGTTTGCAATCCTACACATTGAATGACGTGGATATTGCCACACCGATAAACAAAGCAGATCATTCAAAACTTGCTAAATTACGATCGAAAAATTTCGGGTTTATTCTTCAAACTGGGGGTTTGCTCCCATTTCTTTCAAGCATAGAAAACATTAAACTTTCATGCAAAATTATTGGTGTTGAATTCGATGAATCTTGGATATCTCCAATAATCGATAGGCTGGAGGTGCGTAGCCTTTTGAATAAATATCCAAGTCAGCTTTCAATAGGTGAACGTCAAAGAATTTCTTTTTTAAGGTCTATTGCACATAAACCTCATGTGTTGCTTGCAGACGAACCTACAGCTGCACTAGATCCTCATAAAGCTGACGAACTGTTTAATATCATCTTAGAATCAGTCAATGCACTAAACATGTGTGCAATCATAGTTACGCATGATTGGGGGTTAGTTTCTAAGTTTCAATTACCATGCTATACAGCCGTGGTTAACAAAGACAAATCTATATTTTCCCAAGTACAGGTTGCCTTATGAAACTCGGACTTTTAATTCTATTAGTTTTTAAGGACTTGAGGCATGATTGGAAAGTATCATTTTTTGTGATATCTGCATTAGTGGCTGTTATTGCCCCCCTACTACTTTTATTTAGTTTAAAGTATGGCATAGTTAGTCAGCTTCAAAATCAGTTATTAAATGACCCTAACAATCTCGAAATAAAAATACATGGTGTCAAAAGTAATGTATCAATTGACAAAAATTGGCTAGATAGCATGCAAAAAGACCGTCGTGTCAAATTTGTGATTCCAATGACGCGATCACTTAATATGCAGGCGAATCTACGCAAAGATAATAAGCACTTTTATAACGACGTTGAACTTATTCCTAGTAGAATTGGGGATCCGTTGATGCCTAGGGGTATTATGATTAAGTCTCCCACAGATTTGATTATTAACGAAATTATTGCCCAGAAACTAGATGTTAAATTGGGCGATTCAGTAACTCTATTTTTTGGCAGAAATTTCGAGGGGAAAAACGAGATATCCAAAATAGATATGAAAGTTGTGGGAATCCTTAAGGAAAGCTACCTAACTCGTCCTGCTGCCTTTGTATCTCTAGAATTACTTGAAACTATAGAAGATTATAGAGACGGCTATAAAATCACAAAATTCGTGGACAAACCCTCTGAAGGTCGGGACAGAACCAAACCACGCGAACGATATGCAAAAGCTAGAATATACGCAAATTCACTTGACGACGTAGCTCCATTGGCGGCCGATTTAAGAAATCAGGGTATAGACAGCCGAACCAAAGCGGATTCCATAGAAAGCGTAAAATCAATTGATAGAGTTCTGAATACAGTTTTCTTAATTATTGCATTGACTACAATAGTTGGAACTATTTTGTCACTTTTTGGATCCTTTTTGGCCAATATAGACAGAAAACGTAAAGACATATCGCTAATGAGTCTTTATGGATTTAATCGTTTGGGAATACGTTTTTTTATAGTTTTACAAGCTGTAATTCTTTCTTCGATTGCTTATATAAGTTCATATTTTTTATATATTTTAAGTAGTAACATAATGAATAGTGTCTTAGGTAAAAACTTAGAAGATAGCAACTTTGTTAGCCTTTTAAAACCTGAGCACGTGGTCATCGGTTATATTGCCACATTAGCTATATCTGTATTTGTAGCTCTAATTGGAGCTCAAAGGGCTGTAGGTATTCAACCTTCGGAGAGTTTACGTGAAGCTTAATGGAAAGTGGATTTTAATAATTTCCTTAATCGGACTAAATAGTCAAATTCAAGCAGCTTGGGATGAGAAATTTTTCGACCCAAAACCTAGCGACAATACTTTAATTCTACCTATGCCTTGTGATGGGTCGATGGCTTTTAGAATGGTCCATACAGATACAAAAAAACCGCTTGAAGATAAACCGATTATTCTTGGGGATGATACCTCTGAGCAGGGTTTTTCTGAACATGCCACTCCTAACTATATCTCTGGTAGCTTCTCCGATAAAGCTGGGGATCGATATTTTCTAATGGGTAAGTACGAAGTTTCTCAGCTTCAGTACGACTCCGTCATGAAAGGAATAGATGGTCAGTGTCCCACAGCTAACATGAAAGGCAGATTACCTGCTACCAATATTTCATGGTTTGAGGCAGTTCATTTCACAAAAAAATATACCGAATGGTTGCTTGCCAATCATCCCGATAAACTGCCAAAAGATGATGGTTCTTCAGGCTTCGTGAGACTTCCTACAAACACTGAGTGGGAGTATGCTGCTCGTGGAGGAAATCAAGTAAGCGAATCAGAATTTCGCGAAAAAATTTACCCTCATACAGATTCAATCCAAAAAACCATTTGGTTTGCAGGAAGCAATTCAGCAAATGGGAAATTGCAATTAGGCGGGCTATTAAGTCCTAACCCTGTAGGGCTTCATGATATCCTTGGCAATGCTAGTGAATACGTCCTCGATTCATTTAGAATGAACAAACTTGATAGATACCACGGACAAAGTGGCGGTATTACAATTCGAGGTGGAAGCTATCTGACACCAGAGGCTCAAATTTCAAGTGCATTTAGAGTTGAAGCTCCTTATTACAACAACTCTGGAGAAGCATTTTCTTCTAAAGAAGTTGGATTTAGGGTTGCTGTAGTCACACCGATAGTAACTTCAAATAATCGTATGCAAGAACTTACTAATGAGTGGCAGCAACTTGGAAAAGAGGCTCAAAACGGAGATGGAAAAATTGTTCAAAACTTAAATAACATCACTCAATCCGTTAACGACGAAAAGCAAAAAGCTGAACTTAAAAAATTAGAAGATGCTTTAAGAGCATCTAATCAATCTAAAGATGAACAAAGGGATTCAGCCATCCAGTCAAATATCCAATTGGGTGCTTTTTTGTGTGCTAATTCATCTGATTTAGAATCTGCATATTTGGAGAAAAAAGCTAGAGTTGAAACTTTATGCCAACCTGGAGACACCACATATGAAAAAGAATGTCCTGTTCTCAAGGAAATTGCAGAAGAAAGTTTATTAGCTAGAGATTTTGTAGTTCGATATTATGCAGATAATTTAGTAGCAACCGCTACTAACTACCCTTATAAATTAATAGAAAATCAAATTCAGCCAGTCATTAAGAAAATGGAACGTCAAAAAAAATCCAATCTTAATGATTACGTGAATATTTATTGGAAACATTTAACCGCTTTCTATAAGGACGGAAAGGTTAATCGTGCAGAATGGCTAAAAAACTGCACGAATATCAAATCCCAATAGGAAATTTGATATTATTTAATTAGTAAGTTAAGGGGTTGTTATGAATACATTCAAGAATTTAAGTTTAT from Taylorella equigenitalis ATCC 35865 includes these protein-coding regions:
- a CDS encoding ABC transporter ATP-binding protein; amino-acid sequence: MLEINKLEVTRGEGSQSFLIELPYFSVNNGDVVTLCGQSGCGKSTILEVIGLILKPNSLQSYTLNDVDIATPINKADHSKLAKLRSKNFGFILQTGGLLPFLSSIENIKLSCKIIGVEFDESWISPIIDRLEVRSLLNKYPSQLSIGERQRISFLRSIAHKPHVLLADEPTAALDPHKADELFNIILESVNALNMCAIIVTHDWGLVSKFQLPCYTAVVNKDKSIFSQVQVAL
- a CDS encoding ABC transporter permease → MKLGLLILLVFKDLRHDWKVSFFVISALVAVIAPLLLLFSLKYGIVSQLQNQLLNDPNNLEIKIHGVKSNVSIDKNWLDSMQKDRRVKFVIPMTRSLNMQANLRKDNKHFYNDVELIPSRIGDPLMPRGIMIKSPTDLIINEIIAQKLDVKLGDSVTLFFGRNFEGKNEISKIDMKVVGILKESYLTRPAAFVSLELLETIEDYRDGYKITKFVDKPSEGRDRTKPRERYAKARIYANSLDDVAPLAADLRNQGIDSRTKADSIESVKSIDRVLNTVFLIIALTTIVGTILSLFGSFLANIDRKRKDISLMSLYGFNRLGIRFFIVLQAVILSSIAYISSYFLYILSSNIMNSVLGKNLEDSNFVSLLKPEHVVIGYIATLAISVFVALIGAQRAVGIQPSESLREA
- a CDS encoding formylglycine-generating enzyme family protein, producing the protein MKLNGKWILIISLIGLNSQIQAAWDEKFFDPKPSDNTLILPMPCDGSMAFRMVHTDTKKPLEDKPIILGDDTSEQGFSEHATPNYISGSFSDKAGDRYFLMGKYEVSQLQYDSVMKGIDGQCPTANMKGRLPATNISWFEAVHFTKKYTEWLLANHPDKLPKDDGSSGFVRLPTNTEWEYAARGGNQVSESEFREKIYPHTDSIQKTIWFAGSNSANGKLQLGGLLSPNPVGLHDILGNASEYVLDSFRMNKLDRYHGQSGGITIRGGSYLTPEAQISSAFRVEAPYYNNSGEAFSSKEVGFRVAVVTPIVTSNNRMQELTNEWQQLGKEAQNGDGKIVQNLNNITQSVNDEKQKAELKKLEDALRASNQSKDEQRDSAIQSNIQLGAFLCANSSDLESAYLEKKARVETLCQPGDTTYEKECPVLKEIAEESLLARDFVVRYYADNLVATATNYPYKLIENQIQPVIKKMERQKKSNLNDYVNIYWKHLTAFYKDGKVNRAEWLKNCTNIKSQ